Proteins from one Lacrimispora sphenoides genomic window:
- the yihA gene encoding ribosome biogenesis GTP-binding protein YihA/YsxC: MIIKSVELETVCGITSTLPENTKPEFAFVGKSNVGKSSLINALMNRKSFARTSSQPGKTQTINFYNINDALYYVDLPGYGYAKVSLEVKAKWGKMIENYLHKSSMLRCVFLLIDIRHEPSENDKTMYNWVVHNGYHPIIIATKLDKIKRSQVQKALKVLRTGLGIGSEVTVIPFSAETKQGREEIWDIISESVNEGAVDQHK, translated from the coding sequence ATGATCATTAAATCAGTAGAGCTGGAGACTGTGTGCGGGATAACCAGTACGCTTCCGGAGAATACAAAGCCGGAGTTTGCCTTTGTGGGCAAATCCAATGTGGGAAAATCTTCTCTCATAAATGCCCTGATGAACCGCAAATCCTTTGCCAGAACCTCGTCCCAGCCGGGGAAGACCCAGACCATTAATTTTTATAACATCAATGATGCTTTGTACTATGTGGATCTTCCAGGCTACGGCTATGCTAAGGTATCTCTGGAAGTGAAGGCGAAGTGGGGGAAGATGATAGAAAACTATCTTCATAAGTCCTCCATGCTCCGATGTGTGTTTTTGCTCATCGATATCCGCCACGAGCCATCGGAGAATGATAAGACCATGTATAATTGGGTCGTGCACAATGGCTATCATCCGATCATCATTGCGACCAAGCTGGACAAGATCAAGAGAAGCCAGGTGCAAAAAGCGTTAAAAGTCCTTCGCACGGGGCTTGGGATCGGAAGCGAAGTAACGGTGATTCCCTTTTCCGCCGAGACCAAGCAGGGCAGGGAAGAAATATGGGACATCATTTCAGAATCCGTAAATGAGGGAGCAGTTGATCAGCATAAATAA